In Ectothiorhodosinus mongolicus, one DNA window encodes the following:
- a CDS encoding patatin-like phospholipase family protein, giving the protein MPKQVQRNKPKSVSLVLGSGGARGLAHIGVIQELEARGFKVQAIAGSSMGALVGGIYALGKLQIYADWVSGLEQSDVLWLIDWSFSGGGIIRGQKVINKLRELVGEEDIERLPIAFTAVAVDIERGKEIWFHDGPLFDAIRASIAIPGLFTPHHYRGLTLVDGGLLNPVPVAPTLSALTDLTIVVDVNGPAEDLTPEVSPGNDHGRFLERLRSYAEALGLDINGDNEGLALSDILMRSFDTMQAALTRQHLAVFHPDVVIRIPKNACMVHEFYQAKPIIQLGRERAKAALDEWL; this is encoded by the coding sequence ATGCCAAAGCAGGTGCAGCGCAATAAACCCAAATCAGTCTCCCTCGTGTTGGGATCCGGCGGCGCGCGTGGCTTGGCTCATATCGGCGTTATCCAAGAGCTAGAGGCTCGGGGTTTTAAGGTGCAAGCGATCGCTGGCAGCTCGATGGGTGCCTTGGTAGGTGGTATTTACGCGCTGGGTAAGCTCCAAATCTATGCGGATTGGGTTAGTGGGTTGGAGCAATCCGATGTGCTTTGGCTCATCGATTGGAGCTTTAGTGGCGGTGGCATCATCCGCGGTCAAAAGGTCATTAATAAGTTACGTGAGCTGGTCGGCGAGGAGGACATCGAGCGCCTACCCATTGCATTCACAGCCGTAGCCGTCGACATCGAGCGGGGAAAAGAGATTTGGTTCCATGATGGCCCCTTATTTGATGCCATCCGAGCATCCATTGCCATCCCTGGTTTGTTTACCCCACATCACTATCGCGGATTAACGCTGGTAGATGGTGGGCTTCTAAACCCTGTCCCTGTAGCGCCCACCCTGAGCGCGCTAACCGATCTCACCATCGTCGTGGATGTGAATGGACCCGCCGAAGATTTGACGCCGGAAGTTTCGCCGGGCAACGATCACGGCCGTTTTTTGGAGCGCTTAAGATCTTATGCCGAAGCCTTGGGGTTGGATATCAACGGAGATAATGAGGGGCTGGCTTTATCGGATATTTTGATGCGCTCTTTCGACACGATGCAGGCAGCGCTGACGCGCCAGCATTTGGCTGTTTTTCATCCTGATGTTGTGATCCGCATTCCCAAGAATGCCTGCATGGTCCACGAGTTCTATCAGGCCAAACCGATTATTCAACTGGGTCGCGAGCGGGCTAAAGCGGCTCTGGATGAGTGGCTTTAG